Proteins from a genomic interval of Paenibacillus sp. FSL R5-0623:
- a CDS encoding alpha/beta hydrolase, producing the protein MKKSLPSYQTTHPYWKQYQAFFPEEVRLGEHTVPEEEWWESNGVHLHIDRLPAPESSIKILFIHGAGGNGRLLAPYARMLQRHGYEVVSPDLPPYGLSYAMSGTRINYELWIELLVSLIEREYKKDDKPIVVLGSSIGGMLAYHTSARSKRVKGLIATTFVDTSNPEMRDQLAPNRLVSRAGKRMMDLFPGLLDHVPISVKQVSRMQLITNNKDLTRLIMDDPQAAATRIPLELLRTFLNKKPEVSPEQFNQCPVLLVHPELDPMTPIRFSQSFFDRLVVDKECVILEGAGHFPIEQPGLNQLEVAVLRFLQQIQ; encoded by the coding sequence ATGAAAAAAAGTTTGCCTTCCTATCAGACAACACATCCCTATTGGAAACAATATCAGGCCTTTTTCCCGGAAGAAGTGAGGTTAGGGGAGCATACGGTTCCTGAGGAAGAGTGGTGGGAGTCAAATGGGGTTCATCTGCATATCGATCGTTTACCTGCGCCGGAGTCTTCAATCAAAATCCTATTCATTCATGGGGCGGGAGGCAATGGCAGGTTGCTTGCTCCGTATGCCCGTATGTTGCAGCGGCATGGATACGAGGTGGTGTCGCCAGATCTTCCACCGTATGGGTTAAGTTACGCAATGTCTGGTACACGTATCAACTACGAACTATGGATAGAGCTGCTTGTGTCACTCATCGAACGGGAATACAAAAAAGACGACAAGCCAATCGTTGTATTGGGAAGTAGTATCGGAGGTATGCTTGCCTATCACACTAGTGCACGCAGCAAGCGTGTTAAGGGTTTGATTGCAACTACATTTGTAGATACGAGTAACCCGGAAATGCGTGATCAGCTTGCGCCGAATCGTCTGGTAAGCCGGGCGGGAAAACGGATGATGGATCTGTTCCCTGGTCTGCTGGATCATGTACCTATTTCGGTCAAACAGGTATCCCGAATGCAACTGATTACCAATAACAAGGACTTAACCCGGCTTATTATGGATGATCCACAAGCGGCAGCTACACGTATTCCGTTGGAATTATTAAGAACATTCCTTAATAAAAAACCGGAGGTAAGCCCGGAACAGTTCAACCAGTGTCCGGTCCTGTTGGTTCACCCTGAACTGGACCCCATGACACCGATCAGGTTCAGCCAATCTTTTTTTGATCGTCTGGTGGTGGACAAGGAATGTGTGATCTTGGAAGGGGCAGGCCATTTTCCTATAGAGCAGCCAGGGCTGAACCAGTTGGAGGTAGCGGTACTACGATTTTTACAACAAATTCAATGA
- a CDS encoding expansin EXLX1 family cellulose-binding protein, which translates to MNKRSRFQRLKWAGTGMLLSLVLFALPASAAWNDTYQGYATYTGSGYSGGAVLLDPIPADMKITALNPFQLNYNGVKAALAGAYLEVQGPKGKTTVYVTDLYPEGASGALDLSPNAFNLIGDPKAGKINISWKVVKAPIQGNVSYRIKEGSSQWWAAIQVRNHKYPVLKFEVKQKDGTWLNLEKQDYNHFLGTGLGKEKLNVRITDIRGQVLNDTIPALSNDGSGGAYIVPGNVQFPD; encoded by the coding sequence ATGAACAAGAGAAGTAGATTTCAACGGTTAAAATGGGCCGGTACAGGGATGTTGCTCAGTCTCGTATTATTTGCTCTGCCTGCATCTGCTGCATGGAACGATACATATCAGGGTTATGCGACGTATACAGGCTCAGGCTACTCTGGAGGTGCAGTGTTGCTTGATCCCATCCCGGCGGACATGAAGATTACTGCACTTAATCCGTTCCAACTCAATTATAACGGTGTCAAAGCCGCTTTAGCGGGAGCCTATCTCGAGGTACAGGGTCCTAAAGGCAAAACAACCGTCTATGTAACAGATCTCTATCCAGAAGGCGCCAGTGGAGCGCTGGATCTCTCACCGAATGCCTTTAACCTGATCGGTGACCCAAAGGCAGGCAAAATCAATATCAGCTGGAAAGTGGTCAAAGCCCCAATTCAAGGCAACGTCTCCTATCGGATTAAGGAAGGCAGCAGTCAGTGGTGGGCAGCCATTCAGGTTCGTAATCACAAATATCCGGTGCTAAAGTTCGAAGTGAAACAGAAGGATGGTACGTGGCTCAATCTTGAAAAGCAAGACTATAATCATTTCCTCGGAACTGGACTGGGCAAAGAAAAACTAAACGTGCGTATTACCGATATTCGCGGTCAGGTATTAAATGACACGATCCCGGCTCTGTCTAATGATGGGTCAGGCGGTGCATATATCGTACCGGGCAATGTACAGTTTCCCGATTGA